One genomic window of Actinoplanes lobatus includes the following:
- a CDS encoding siderophore-interacting protein, with the protein MPATIVQYDLEPRLLQVRNVQRITPRLVRVTLGGDDLDGFQGPAPADHVKVFFPADGAELPIMPALGPNGLIPPPPGTPRPVFRDYTVRAHRPGELDLDFVIHGEGPASTWAAQASEGQTVGVLGPRGSVLIPMDLDWYLIAGDETALPAVARFLEQIPAGRRVLAYVEVADAVEEQKLTWFADVTLTWLHRDGAEPGGTTLLLDAITAAELPPGDGFVWIAGEATTLKPIRRHLRNDRALPADAVDVDGYWKRGVQNLDHHAPDED; encoded by the coding sequence GTGCCCGCCACGATCGTCCAGTACGACCTCGAGCCCCGCCTGCTCCAGGTCCGCAACGTCCAGCGGATCACCCCGCGCCTGGTCCGCGTGACTCTCGGCGGCGACGACCTCGACGGCTTCCAGGGCCCGGCCCCCGCCGACCACGTCAAGGTCTTCTTCCCGGCCGACGGCGCCGAACTGCCGATCATGCCCGCCCTGGGCCCCAACGGCCTGATCCCGCCGCCGCCCGGAACGCCCCGCCCGGTGTTCCGCGACTACACGGTCCGCGCCCACCGCCCCGGCGAACTCGACCTCGACTTCGTCATCCACGGCGAGGGCCCGGCATCCACGTGGGCGGCCCAGGCGAGCGAGGGCCAGACCGTAGGCGTCCTGGGCCCGCGCGGCTCGGTCCTGATCCCGATGGACCTCGACTGGTATCTCATCGCCGGCGACGAGACCGCCCTGCCCGCCGTGGCCCGCTTCCTGGAGCAGATCCCCGCCGGCCGCCGAGTCCTGGCATATGTCGAGGTGGCCGACGCCGTGGAGGAGCAGAAGCTGACCTGGTTCGCCGATGTGACGCTCACCTGGCTTCACCGGGACGGCGCCGAGCCGGGAGGCACCACCCTTCTGCTGGACGCGATCACCGCCGCCGAGCTCCCGCCCGGTGACGGTTTCGTCTGGATCGCCGGCGAGGCCACCACCCTCAAGCCGATCCGCCGCCACCTCCGCAACGACCGGGCCCTCCCCGCCGACGCGGTCGACGTCGACGGCTACTGGAAGCGCGGCGTTCAGAACCTCGACCACCACGCCCCCGACGAGGACTGA
- a CDS encoding ABC transporter ATP-binding protein — translation MGGPTAARQPHTQTTDQVRLVGLTRTYGSGTSTVHALRGVRASFASGSFTAVMGPSGSGKSTLLQCAAGLDRPTSGQVFLGDREIGNLSENELTVLRRTRIGFVFQAFNLLPSLTAEQNVELPLRLAGRRPARGGVRDALARVGLAEQARRRPDALSGGQQQRVSLARALITRPDVLFADEPTGALDTNTSREVLELMSEVVRDTGMTLIMVTHDPVAASYADRVLFLVDGQVHTEVRGAGAREIADVMSRLEG, via the coding sequence ATGGGCGGACCCACTGCGGCACGGCAGCCGCACACGCAGACCACCGATCAGGTCCGGCTGGTCGGGCTCACCAGGACATACGGCTCCGGGACCAGCACCGTGCACGCGCTGCGCGGTGTGCGGGCGTCGTTCGCCAGCGGGTCCTTCACGGCCGTGATGGGCCCGTCCGGATCCGGCAAGAGCACGCTGCTGCAATGTGCCGCGGGGCTCGACCGGCCCACCTCGGGGCAGGTGTTCCTGGGCGACCGGGAGATCGGGAACCTCTCGGAGAACGAGCTCACCGTGCTACGGCGTACCCGGATCGGTTTCGTCTTCCAGGCCTTCAACCTGCTCCCGTCGCTCACCGCCGAGCAGAACGTCGAGCTGCCGCTCCGGCTGGCCGGGCGCCGCCCGGCCCGCGGTGGGGTACGCGACGCGCTGGCCCGGGTCGGCCTCGCCGAGCAGGCGCGGCGGCGGCCGGATGCGCTCTCCGGCGGCCAGCAGCAGCGGGTGTCACTGGCCCGGGCGCTGATCACCCGGCCGGACGTGCTGTTCGCGGACGAGCCGACCGGCGCCCTCGACACGAACACCAGCCGTGAGGTGCTGGAGTTGATGAGCGAGGTGGTCCGCGACACCGGCATGACACTGATCATGGTGACGCACGATCCGGTCGCGGCGTCGTACGCCGACCGGGTCCTGTTCCTGGTCGACGGGCAGGTCCACACCGAGGTGCGTGGTGCCGGAGCCCGCGAGATCGCCGACGTGATGTCGCGGCTGGAGGGCTGA